One window of the Eucalyptus grandis isolate ANBG69807.140 chromosome 8, ASM1654582v1, whole genome shotgun sequence genome contains the following:
- the LOC104416499 gene encoding probable serine/threonine-protein kinase PBL25 isoform X1, translated as MSCFPCFSSHVELIKKEHLTPIEGHNASHAPGAKKQKLLDESQNKPNKVDHEKIKAQHFTFRELASATKNFRPEYLLGEGGFSRVYKGTLQDSGQEVAIKQLDRNGLHENKEFLDEVTTLSLVRHDNLVNLLGYCADGDQRLLVYEYMPGGTMEDHLLGTKIFHPNTKANKKDIGPNEEPLDWFMRMKIAYGAAKGLEHLHGSCNPPIIHGYLKSTNILLDKEFKPKLSDFGLAKLGSAGNKMHVSSRVMRTYGYCAPEYTTTGQLTPKSDVYSFGVILLELISGRRVIDTTKPSEEQNLVAWASPKFRDPKLFPKMADPLLRGKFLEKDLNQAVAIAAMCLQEEASMRPLMSDIETALSFLSGASDERPCSSLVDPELHSPKEIDGQTEHNDDSDSR; from the exons ATGAGTTGCTTCCCCTGTTTCTCGTCACATGTTGAACTGATTAAGAAGGAGCACTTGACTCCAATCGAAGGTCACAACGCATCACACGCACCAG GAGCTAAGAAGCAGAAACTACTTGATGAATCCCAAAACAAGCCAAACAAAGTGGACCATGAAAAAATCAAAGCGCAACATTTCACTTTTCGTGAGCTTGCATCTGCTACAAAAAATTTTCGACCAGAGTATCTGTTGGGAGAAGGCGGATTCAGTAGGGTATACAAGGGCACTCTTCAAGATAGTGGTCAG GAGGTGGCTATAAAGCAGCTTGACAGAAATGGATTACATGAAAACAAGGAGTTTCTTGATGAAGTTACGACGTTGAGTCTTGTACGCCATGACAATTTGGTCAACCTCCTCGGTTATTGCGCTGATGGTGATCAGAGGCTCCTGGTATATGAATACATGCCTGGGGGGACTATGGAAGATCATCTGCTTGGTACCAAAATTTTCCATCCGAACACAAAAGCGAACAAAAAAG ATATTGGGCCAAATGAGGAACCTTTGGACTGGTTCATGAGGATGAAGATTGCGTATGGCGCAGCAAAAGGTCTCGAGCATTTGCATGGTAGCTGCAATCCCCCTATTATACATGGTTATCTTAAGTCCACAAACATCTTGTTGGACAAAGAATTTAAGCCAAAGCTGTCTGATTTTGGACTGGCGAAGCTGGGATCTGCTGGTAATAAAATGCATGTGTCATCAAGGGTGATGAGGACTTATGGCTATTGTGCTCCAGAATACACAACAACAGGACAGTTAACACCAAAATCTGACGTGTACAGTTTTGGAGTAATTTTACTGGAGCTCATCAGTGGACGGAGAGTAATTGACACCACGAAACCCAGTGAGGAGCAAAATTTAGTTGCTTGG GCATCTCCGAAGTTCCGAGATCCTAAACTGTTCCCAAAAATGGCAGATCCACTGCTCCGGGGGAAATTTCTTGAGAAAGACTTAAATCAAGCTGTTGCTATTGCTGCAATGTGTCTGCAAGAGGAAGCATCAATGAGACCGCTGATGAGTGATATCGAGACTGCTCTCAGTTTTCTTTCAGGGGCATCAGACGAGAGACCATGCTCATCTCTTGTGGATCCTGAGCTTCATTCCCCCAAGGAAATTGATGGTCAAACAGAACATAATGACGACAGTGACAGCAGATAA
- the LOC104416499 gene encoding probable serine/threonine-protein kinase PBL25 isoform X2, which yields MSCFPCFSSHVELIKKEHLTPIEGHNASHAPGAKKQKLLDESQNKPNKVDHEKIKAQHFTFRELASATKNFRPEYLLGEGGFSRVYKGTLQDSGQEVAIKQLDRNGLHENKEFLDEVTTLSLVRHDNLVNLLGYCADGDQRLLVYEYMPGGTMEDHLLGTKIFHPNTKANKKDIGPNEEPLDWFMRMKIAYGAAKGLEHLHGSCNPPIIHGYLKSTNILLDKEFKPKLSDFGLAKLGSAGNKMHVSSRVMRTYGYCAPEYTTTGQLTPKSDVYSFGVILLELISGRRVIDTTKPSEEQNLVAWIICRHLRSSEILNCSQKWQIHCSGGNFLRKT from the exons ATGAGTTGCTTCCCCTGTTTCTCGTCACATGTTGAACTGATTAAGAAGGAGCACTTGACTCCAATCGAAGGTCACAACGCATCACACGCACCAG GAGCTAAGAAGCAGAAACTACTTGATGAATCCCAAAACAAGCCAAACAAAGTGGACCATGAAAAAATCAAAGCGCAACATTTCACTTTTCGTGAGCTTGCATCTGCTACAAAAAATTTTCGACCAGAGTATCTGTTGGGAGAAGGCGGATTCAGTAGGGTATACAAGGGCACTCTTCAAGATAGTGGTCAG GAGGTGGCTATAAAGCAGCTTGACAGAAATGGATTACATGAAAACAAGGAGTTTCTTGATGAAGTTACGACGTTGAGTCTTGTACGCCATGACAATTTGGTCAACCTCCTCGGTTATTGCGCTGATGGTGATCAGAGGCTCCTGGTATATGAATACATGCCTGGGGGGACTATGGAAGATCATCTGCTTGGTACCAAAATTTTCCATCCGAACACAAAAGCGAACAAAAAAG ATATTGGGCCAAATGAGGAACCTTTGGACTGGTTCATGAGGATGAAGATTGCGTATGGCGCAGCAAAAGGTCTCGAGCATTTGCATGGTAGCTGCAATCCCCCTATTATACATGGTTATCTTAAGTCCACAAACATCTTGTTGGACAAAGAATTTAAGCCAAAGCTGTCTGATTTTGGACTGGCGAAGCTGGGATCTGCTGGTAATAAAATGCATGTGTCATCAAGGGTGATGAGGACTTATGGCTATTGTGCTCCAGAATACACAACAACAGGACAGTTAACACCAAAATCTGACGTGTACAGTTTTGGAGTAATTTTACTGGAGCTCATCAGTGGACGGAGAGTAATTGACACCACGAAACCCAGTGAGGAGCAAAATTTAGTTGCTTGG ATAATATGCAGGCATCTCCGAAGTTCCGAGATCCTAAACTGTTCCCAAAAATGGCAGATCCACTGCTCCGGGGGAAATTTCTTGAGAAAGACTTAA
- the LOC104456915 gene encoding LOW QUALITY PROTEIN: DEAD-box ATP-dependent RNA helicase 3, chloroplastic (The sequence of the model RefSeq protein was modified relative to this genomic sequence to represent the inferred CDS: inserted 1 base in 1 codon): MACRSLTTSFICHGGQSLETSRKPTPTAAAAAAAGSAASAAGAVASLSFSEKPHFNSLLCSSSECHVRRPFGLLESGCVKRCGLRRSLSSFVTSAIATPNSVLSEEAFKKLGTGGFSESEVDASEDEGGFLSEGGKAERVSEDELALSKLGLPQRLVESLEKRGITQLFPIQRAVLTPALEGRDLIARAKTGTGKTLAFGIPILKRLTDGDEHRSPRRGRLPRVLALAPTRELAKQVEKEIKESAPYLNTVCVYGGVSYVTQQSALSRGVDVVVGTPGRLIDLIKSNSLKLGEVEFLVLDEADQMLAVGFEEDVEMILEKLPSQRQSMLFSATMPGWVKKLARKHLNNPLTIDLVGEQDEKLAEGIKIYAISATPTSKRTILSDLITVYAKGGKTIVFTQTKRDADEVSMALTSIIASEALHGDISQHQRERTLNGFRXGKFTVLVATDVASRGLDIPNVDLVIHYELPNDSETFVHRSGRTGRAGKEGTAILMYTSSQRRTVRSIERDVGCTFEFISPPAMHEILESSAEQVVATLKAVHPESVTFFTPTAQKLIEEQGVNALAAALAHLSGFSQPPTSRSLINHEQGWVTLQLTRDPAYSRGFLSARSVTGFLSDVYSPAADELGKIYLVADERVQAAVFDIPEEIAKELLSQPTPPGNTITRISKLPALQDDGPPSDFYGKFSSRDRSRRPSPRDRRGSRSSRSWGSGHDADGDDGLFRRGGRGSRTESSWSRPSRNNDNDWLIGGRQSSRSSSRDRSFGGSCFVCGRPGHRASECPSKQDY; encoded by the exons ATGGCTTGTCGGTCGCTGACCACGTCTTTCATTTGCCACGGCGGCCAGTCTCTGGAGACGTCGAGGAAACCGAccccgacggcggcggcggcggcggcggcggggtcTGCTGCGTCGGCGGCTGGTGCCGTGGCTTCTCTGTCGTTTTCGGAGAAGCCCCACTTCAATTCCTTGCTCTGTTCGTCCAGCGAGTGCCATGTCCGAAGACCCTTTGGGCTTTTAGAAAGTGGGTGCGTGAAAAGGTGCGGGCTTAGGCGGAGCCTGAGCAGCTTCGTGACGTCTGCCATCGCCACGCCGAACTCGGTGCTGAGTGAGGAGGCTTTCAAGAAGTTGGGGACCGGTGGGTTCTCGGAGAGCGAGGTTGACGCGAGTGAGGATGAGGGTGGCTTCCTGTCGGAGGGCGGCAAGGCTGAGAGAGTGAGCGAGGACGAGCTTGCTCTCTCCAAGCTGGGTTTGCCTCAGAGGCTCGTGGAATCTCTTGAGAAACGTGGCATTACCCAACTCTTTCCCATTCAA AGAGCGGTGTTAACCCCCGCGCTTGAAGGGCGTGATTTAATTGCTCGTGCAAAGACTGGAACAGGGAAGACTTTAGCTTTTGGGATTCCCATACTGAAGCGTCTTACTGATGGTGATGAACATAGAAGTCCGAG ACGCGGGCGACTTCCTAGAGTTTTGGCCCTAGCACCAACGAGGGAATTAGCAAAACAagtagagaaagaaattaaGGAATCCGCACCTTACTTAAACACCGTGTGTGTTTATGGTGGGGTTTCTTACGTTACCCAACAAAGTGCCCTTTCCCGGGGGGTCGATGTAGTTGTCGGGACTCCTGGTCGACTCATTGATTTGATCAAGAGTAACAGCCTTAAATTGGGagaagtggaatttttggtacttGATGAAGCTGATCAGATGCTTGCCGTTGGTTTTGAGGAAGATGTGGAAATGATCTTGGAAAAGCTTCCCTCACAGCGACAGAGCATGCTTTTCTCCGCCACAATGCCTGGTTGGGTGAAGAAACTGGCGAGAAAGCACTTGAACAATCCTTTGACAATAGACTTG GTTGGAGAACAAGATGAAAAACTCGCAGAGGGAATTAAAATTTATGCCATATCAGCAACTCCAACTTCAAAGCGTACCATTCTAAGTGATCTCATCACG GTGTATGCGAAAGGTGGGAAGACCATTGTTTTCACGCAGACTAAAAGAGATGCAGATGAGGTGTCAATGGCATTAACGAGTATCATTGCCTCTGAAGCATTGCATGGGGATATCTCTCAGCATCAGAGGGAGAGAACTCTTAATGGTTTCC CAGGGAAGTTCACTGTTCTTGTTGCTACTGATGTTGCATCTCGTGGGCTGGATATCCCTAATGTTGATCTC GTCATCCACTATGAACTGCCAAATGATTCAGAGACTTTTGTCCATCGGTCTGGTCGTACTGGACGCGCTGGGAAAGAAGGAACTGCTATCTTAATGTATACAAGTAGTCAAAGGAGAACTGTCAGATCCATTGAGCGAGATGTAGGTTGCACATTTGAGTTTATTAGCCCTCCAGCAATGCATGAAATTTTGGAGTCATCCGCTGAGCAAGTTGTTGCGACCCTCAAAGCAGTTCATCCTGAGTCTGTAACGTTTTTCACTCCAACAGCACAAAAACTAATTGAAGAGCAAGGTGTAAATGCTCTAGCTGCTGCTTTGGCTCATTTGAGTGGTTTTTCGCAACCTCCTACATCTCGGTCTCTTATAAATCATGAGCAG GGTTGGGTTACGCTGCAATTGACTCGGGATCCAGCTTATTCTAGAGGTTTCCTTTCTGCCCGATCCGTCACTGGATTTCTATCTGATGTCTATTCTCCGGCGGCAGATGAACTAGGGAAGATATATTTGGTTGCAGATGAAAGG GTTCAAGCGGCGGTTTTTGATATTCCTGAGGAGATTGCAAAGGAGTTGCTGAGTCAGCCAACGCCACCTGGGAACACTATTACAAGAATTTCCAAG TTACCTGCTCTGCAAGATGATGGGCCCCCTAGTGATTTCTATGGTAAATTTTCTAGCAGAGACAGGAGTCGTCGGCCAAGTCCTAGAGACCGGAGAGGATCAAGATCATCCCGAAGTTGGGGCAGTGGTCATGATgctgatggtgatgatggtctATTTAGGCGTGGTGGCCGAGGTTCCAGAACTGAAAGTAGCTGGAGTCGCCCCTCAAGAAACAATGATAATGATTGGCTTATAGGTGGTAGGCAATCCAGTAGGTCATCTTCGAGGGACAG GAGCTTCGGAGGATCGTGCTTTGTATGTGGGCGTCCAGGGCACAGGGCATCTGAATGCCCCAGTAAGCAAGACTACtga
- the LOC104456910 gene encoding uncharacterized protein LOC104456910: MSVSDREIAVLGGNVVVDDSNVGGGEKEGEDGKDVGGGVGVSVPREDDRRKQRGCGCAPPWNLAKLKRVLGASSNRKTSRRRRRRNGKGCVFCFSRPKTPESPADSHVSDPEDPTFAHVMLRDLLEKNDFYSGECNPHLDIPYLSCEHR, from the coding sequence ATGTCAGTTTCTGATAGGGAGATAGCTGTTCTCGGTGGTAACGTCGTCGTCGATGATAGCAACGTTGGTGGAGGAGAGAAGGAGGGCGAAGATGGCAAGGATGTTGGTGGTGGAGTTGGGGTCTCTGTACCGCGTGAGGATGATCGGAGGAAACAGAGGGGTTGCGGGTGCGCGCCGCCGTGGAATCTTGCCAAGCTCAAGAGGGTTCTCGGGGCTTCGTCCAACAGGAAAACATCGAGGCGACGCAGGAGGAGGAACGGTAAAGGTTGCGTCTTTTGCTTCAGCAGGCCGAAGACTCCGGAATCGCCGGCCGATTCTCACGTGAGCGATCCCGAGGACCCGACTTTCGCGCATGTGATGCTGAGGGATTTGTTGGAAAAGAATGATTTTTACTCCGGGGAATGCAATCCCCACTTGGACATCCCTTACCTTTCGTGTGAGCACAGATAG
- the LOC104456913 gene encoding uncharacterized protein LOC104456913, with product MASANPSLMGSVFRSDSMEHQCLMMEKRQLFLRSYHFSRKRSLSERIRRSFTRVKRVLCFRLRSARRLRRLVCSRLSRLRHRLCYSRRRSRFLRLLCNNNATNAYNSQKSDSSSCFSFFS from the coding sequence ATGGCCTCGGCAAACCCCAGCCTGATGGGTTCAGTCTTCAGGAGCGACTCCATGGAACACCAGTGCCTGATGATGGAGAAGAGACAGCTCTTCCTCAGGAGCTACCATTTCAGCAGAAAACGGAGCCTCTCGGAGAGGATCAGGAGGTCCTTCACGAGGGTCAAGAGGGTCCTCTGTTTCAGGCTAAGGTCTGCCCGCCGGCTCCGGAGGCTGGTCTGCTCGAGGCTCTCCAGGCTCAGACACAGGCTCTGCTACTCCAGGAGACGATCGAGGTTCCTTCGCCTCCTCTGCAACAACAACGCCACCAACGCCTACAACAGTCAGAAAAGTGACTCATCatcttgcttctctttcttctcctga
- the LOC104431326 gene encoding F-box protein PP2-B11-like isoform X6, with translation MVELGALPEDCIAHILSLTTPLDAARSAAVSRAFRTASDSDAVWRNFLPTDLDLIVSTSSPPPPFGPSLTRKKDVFLRLCSDPLLIDSGRKSFALEKWSGKKCYMVGARDLSIVWGDTPSSWRWSSFHVSRFPEVAELIRARWLEVHAKMETRLLSADTYYAAYFIFKFVHGNYGFETQAVEVSISCGSAGEQCYVYFDPDGRMRQQYQTVQERSPHIFRDATAVRVLQAREKKAPRDRGDGWKEINLGEFFVDDPPTGEVQISLMDVKSLKWKSGLVIQGIELRPTQMTSQESSRQRIGQRR, from the exons ATGGTGGAGCTGGGCGCCTTGCCCGAGGACTGCATCGCCCACATACTCTCCCTCACCACCCCTCTCGACGCCGCCCGCTCCGCCGCCGTTTCCCGCGCCTTCCGCACCGCCTCCGACTCCGACGCCGTCTGGCGCAACTTCCTCCCCACCGATCTCGACCTCATCGTCTCCActtcctcgccgccgccgccttttGGGCCCTCGCTGACTAGGAAGAAGGACGTCTTCCTACGTCTCTGCAGCGACCCTCTTCTCATCGACTCCGGTCGCAAG AGTTTTGCACTTGAAAAATGGAGCGGGAAGAAGTGTTATATGGTTGGCGCGAGAGATCTGTCTATAGTGTGGGGGGACACTCCTAGCTCCTGGAGATGGAGTTCATTCCACGTCTCAAG ATTCCCAGAGGTGGCAGAGCTAATAAGAGCACGCTGGCTTGAGGTTCACGCTAAGATGGAGACACGACTTCTGTCTGCTGACACATATTATGCAGCTTACTTTATCTTCAAGTTTGTGCATGGGAACTATGGGTTTGAGACTCAAGCAGTGGAAGTGTCCATCTCTTGTGGTTCTGCGGGTGAACAATGCTATGTATATTTTGATCCTGACGGGAGGATGAGACAGCAATATCAAACCGTGCAAGAGAGATCACCGCATATTTTCCGCGATGCAACTGCGGTAAGAGTTCTTCAGGCGAGGGAGAAAAAAGCTCCTCGGGACCGAGGAGATGGGTGGAAGGAGATCAATCTGGGTGAGTTTTTCGTGGATGACCCGCCAACTGGGGAGGTTCAAATAAGCTTGATGGATGTGAAAAGTTTAAAGTGGAAATCCGGGCTAGTCATCCAGGGAATTGAGCTTCGTCCTACACAGATGACTTCCCAAGAAAGCAGTCGTCAGCGCATAGGTCAACGGAGATGA
- the LOC104416498 gene encoding inactive protein kinase SELMODRAFT_444075: MDGEVIVVAVDASKKITDYALEWAVRNLTKTSDSVFLLAVLPSKIHSLAGAQRTHKSKTLRFFSGLLKKWNRGHNEKISSNNIARALNKGVETDLNLRVKGVCEIMMWHLFTVHKIKQVHNTVKVIADAQPGSVATAAGELGATWVVLDSRLKKEGDDCLKQLICNIVLVDHSIPRILRAVNPHIRKKINTKAEQNDPMVADMLGVVTAYNSKDNSSPATCSSLGFRSPDTKADTSSSLSTTEKDPFYLLNATSTDVTLYSSRIHLDSQYFHQETKIEAAFNPSAENFNHQLARKVSNSNIDKTLLRASATSLEPKRKSYSGPLKTKGEMAKGDNFKAANVVPAPARRSVDSSSLWPKAASPQQSKEPTTRKDPSTCHGNQPPAVPSLSIPQISSVRRAMSLSIKHPPTPPPLCSVCKLKAPHFGKAPRKFGYREIERATNGFAAENFLAEGGFGPVYRGVLPDGQVIAVKQHKFLSAQGASEFCSEIEVLSCAQHKNLVMLVGYCIKQDGSSYMSLLAMVH; the protein is encoded by the exons ATGGATGGTGAAGTGATAGTTGTGGCAGTCGATGCAAGTAAAAAGATCACAGATTATGCTCTCGAATGGGCAGTGCGCAATCTTACCAAGACTTCGGACTCTGTATTCCTACTCGCCGTTCTTCCTTCTAAAATTCATTCTCTTGCCGGTGCCCAAAGGACACATAAGTCTAAGACTTTGCGGTTTTTCTCTG GCTTGCTCAAGAAGTGGAATCGCGGCCATAATGAGAAGATTTCGTCAAATAACATAGCCCGGGCACTCAACAAAGGAGTAGAAACCGATCTAAACCTGAGGGTGAAAGGTGTTTGTGAGATTATGATGTGGCACCTATTTACAGTTCACAAAATCAAGCAG GTGCACAATACAGTTAAAGTCATAGCAGATGCACAGCCGGGGTCAGTTGCGACTGCAGCTGGAGAGCTTGGAGCAACCTGGGTAGTTCTAGATTC ACGGCTGAAGAAAGAGGGCGATGACTGTTTGAAACAATTGATCTGTAACATTGTACTTGTAGACCACTCTATCCCAAGGATCCTGAGAGCGGTTAATCCCCATATTCGGAAGAAAATTAATACTAAGGCGGAGCAAAATGACCCCATGGTAGCTGACATGCTCGGCGTAGTTACTGCATACAATTCCAAAGATAATAGCAGTCCAGCGACTTGTAGCAGTCTCGGGTTCAGAAGTCCAGATACCAAGGCAGACACATCGTCCTCACTATCTACCACAGAGAAGGACCCCTTCTACTTGCTCAATGCTACGTCTACAGATGTGACACTGTACAGTTCACGTATACATCTCGATTCTCAGTACTTCCACCAGGAGACAAAAATCGAGGCTGCATTCAATCCCTCTGCAGAAAATTTTAATCATCAATTGGCGAGGAAGGTGTCAAACTCCAACATTGACAAGACACTTCTTAGAGCATCAGCTACTTCTTTggagccaaaaaggaaaagctataGTGGTCCGCTGAAGACTAAAGGTG AAATGGCAAAGGGTGATAATTTCAAAGCAGCAAATGTGGTTCCAGCCCCAGCGAGAAGATCAGTAGATTCATCAAGCTTGTGGCCAAAAGCTGCCAGCCCACAACAGTCAAAAGAGCCGACCACAAGAAAAGACCCTTCAACTTGCCATGGCAATCAACCACCAGCAGTCCCTTCTTTAAGTATTCCACAGATATCGAGTGTCAGGAGAGCCATGTCTCTCTCAATTAAACATCCCCCAACACCTCCACCTCTCTGCTCTGTCTGTAAGCTTAAAGCTCCACATTTTGGTAAGGCTCCAAGGAAGTTCGGTTACAGAGAGATTGAAAGAGCTACCAATGGATTCGCAGCAGAAAACTTCTTGGCGGAGGGTGGATTCGGTCCTGTCTATAGAGGAGTGTTACCCGATGGACAAGTCATTGCAGTGAAACAGCACAAGTTCTTGAGTGCACAAGGTGCATCAGAGTTCTGTTCGGAAATTGAAGTGCTGAGTTGTGCACAGCATAAGAACTTGGTGATGTTAGTGGGCTATTGCATCAAACAGGATGGCTCCTCATATATGAGTTTGCTTGCAATGGTTCACTAG
- the LOC120287752 gene encoding inactive protein kinase SELMODRAFT_444075-like translates to MKVAIGAARGLRYLHEDCRVGCIIHRDFRPNNILLTHDFEPMVGDFGLARWQADGQAAEETRVVGAFGYLAPEYTQTGLITEKADVYAYGIVLLELLSGFKATDFSRSTGKQFVSDWGLPLLKRGMINGIIDPQLLDKYVKWEVNAMMHAAELCLSPLPEQRPRMSQVLKILDGDFPGIASAFAQHISDNQSENLDSQNTSWVMHHNVNENPSRLSE, encoded by the exons ATGAAGGTTGCAATAGGAGCTGCGAGAGGTTTgagatatcttcatgaagattgTCGAGTCGGATGCATTATACATAGAGACTTCAGGCCCAACAACATCCTCCTCACCCATGACTTTGAACCCATG GTCGGTGATTTTGGCCTAGCAAGGTGGCAAGCAGATGGCCAGGCAGCTGAGGAGACACGGGTTGTTGGTGCATTTGG GTACTTGGCTCCAGAGTATACTCAGACTGGGCTTATAACAGAGAAAGCTGATGTATACGCATATGGAATAGTTCTTTTGGAGTTACTAAGTGGCTTTAAGGCCACCGATTTCTCAAGAAGTACAGGAAAACAATTTGTGTCTGATTGG GGCCTTCCTTTGCTGAAAAGGGGGATGATTAATGGGATAATAGACCCTCAATTGTTGGACAAGTACGTAAAATGGGAAGTAAATGCCATGATGCATGCTGCAGAATTGTGCCTCTCGCCACTGCCAGAACAAAGACCAAGGATGTCGCAG GTGTTGAAAATACTGGACGGAGATTTCCCTGGTATTGCCTCTGCTTTTGCGCAGCATATTTCCGACAACCAAAGTGAAAACTTAGACAGCCAAAACACCTCTTGGGTGATGCATCATAATGTGAACGAAAATCCTTCCAGACTAAGTGAATAA
- the LOC104456911 gene encoding uncharacterized protein LOC104456911, which yields MAMAMESDVSHVLKRLQMGLQDTGTGRFRYQYEKLTSIDEKTTRPRGRWVRSVNGKLKALRLSRSRKLTLRAFSLITMPSKIARIYRDITNRMNLDGICPAITFSSQWGLPVLSHSSVKCRSVVSLNRRWAGT from the exons ATGGCTATGGCTATGGAATCTGATGTTAGCCATGTGTTAAAAAG GCTGCAGATGGGTCTGCAAGATACTGGCACAGGCCGCTTCAGGTATCAATACGAGAAGCTGACCAGCATCGATGAGAAAACAACGAGGCCTAGGGGGCGCTGGGTGAGGAGTGTGAACGGAAAGCTCAAGGCTCTCCGGTTGTCTCGTTCAAGGAAACTTACTCTGAGGGCGTTTTCACTGATCACAATGCCCAGCAAGATCGCCAGGATCTACAGAGATATCACCAACCGGATGAACTTGGATGGTATCTGCCCGGCCATCACTTTTTCCTCTCAGTGGGGGCTCCCAGTTCTATCTCACTCCTCTGTGAAATGTAGAAGTGTCGTGTCTCTTAATAGACGCTGGGCTGGCACTTGA
- the LOC104456914 gene encoding transmembrane protein 184A: MGDFVPFYFNIVALICMVGAIVIAIRHIYMHLVNYTEPTYQRYIVRIIFMVPVYALTSFLSLIMNENSIYFNSIREVYEAWVIYNFLSLCLAWVGGPGAVVLNLTGRILKPSWYLMTCCLPPMPLDGRFIRRCKQGCLQFVILKPILVAVTLVLYAKGKYHDGNFSPAQSYLYLTIIYTLSYTMALFALVLFYVACKDLLKPFNPVPKFIIIKSVVFLTYWQGVLVFLAAKTGLIRDADEAAQFQDFIICVEMLIAAVGHQYAFPYKEYAGANIGGSRNFTASLAHALKLTDFYDDTVHQFAPTYHEYVLYNHDGGDEGTRKYRSRTFVPTGPEMDAVRRNKHMFGNKMDEVQLSSLSSSPTSTPKKSSAVPDSATGSETMKSSLLVDPSNSSAVPYDMSLIDVDMSTYPSNVPAADEARPR, translated from the exons ATGGGGGATTTCGTGCCGTTTTACTTCAACATTGTCGCGCTTATTTGCATGGTGGGGGCAATTGTGATCGCAATTCGCCACATTTATATGCACCTGGTGAATTACACGGAGCCAACTTATCAAAGATATATAGTCCGCATCATCTTCATGGTTCCG GTGTATGCGTTGACTTCTTTTCTATCCCTCATAATGAACGAGaattcaatttatttcaattcCATTCGTGAAGT GTATGAAGCTTGGGTTATTTATAATTTCCTATCACTCTGCCTCGCATGGGTTGGTGGTCCAGGAGCCGTTGTGCTGAATTTAACTGGTCGGATTTTGAAACCTTCTTGGTACTTAATGACATGCTGCTTACCTCCCATGCCATTGGATGG GCGCTTCATTCGTAGGTGCAAACAAGGTTGTTTACAGTTTGTAATACTGAAGCCTATTCTAGTTGCTGTCACACTCGTCCTATACGCTAAGGGAAAATATCATGACGGAAATTTCAGTCCAGCACAGTCATACCTGTATCTCACCATCATCTACACTTTATCGTATACAATGGCACTCTTTGCTTTGGTGCTATTCTATGTGGCGTGTAAAGATTTGCTCAAGCCATTCAATCCAGTCCCGAAGTTTATAATCATCAAGTCTGTTGTTTTTCTAACTTATTGGCAG GGCGTCTTGGTTTTCCTTGCTGCAAAGACTGGACTCATCAGAGATGCGGATGAAGCTGCTCAATTCCAAGATTTCATAATATGTGTGGAGATGCTCATTGCCGCAGTGGGTCACCAATATGCCTTTCCATACAAAGAGTATGCGGGTGCAAATATTGGCGGTTCTCGTAATTTTACTGCGAGTCTTGCACATGCACTAAAGTTAACTGACTTTTATGATGACACTGTCCACCAG TTCGCACCAACTTACCATGAATACGTTCTCTACAACCACGACGGTGGTGATGAGGGAACAAGGAAATACAGGTCACGCACCTTTGTGCCGACTGGCCCGGAAATGGATGCTGTTAGAAGGAACAAGCACATGTTTGGTAACAAAATGGATGAAGTGCAACTCTCCAGCTTGTCTTCTTCCCCTACTAGCACTCCCAAGAAATCATCAGCAGTGCCCGATTCTGCTACTGGATCAGAGACCATGAAGTCTTCCCTCCTTGTTGACCCATCAAACTCTTCTGCAGTCCCCTACGACATGTCGCTCATTGATGTGGACATGTCCACTTATCCTTCCAATGTTCCTGCAGCAGATGAAGCTAGACCAAGATGA